One genomic region from Fimbriimonadia bacterium encodes:
- a CDS encoding glycoside hydrolase family 65 protein codes for MQRDTWTVVKTDPSEQAIESANTVFTVCNGYLALKGNLLENRSGRHPSTFVAAVFGHADYFAFVRPVSYERRHFDPKYFDDAGPNPSIANLPDPLMLRVLIGNRELSFRRGTVSGFRQEYDLRRGVYSYHYEIQDAAGRNTRVEMERFCDMRFAHRAYLRYTITPLDYSEEVRIESGVDGTIRSNLKEDKQYEVVGAWAEAGVCRLDARTYLKGQHVRMAVATEVAGIDSDESFVRDSQTYSVHRLSASVGVPIRVTKYIAVASEEDVRHGVACDEMSELRAARAEGYDAALVANSKWWDTTWQRMDVQIEGDDLAQFYLRFCLMHLISAAPRHSDKLSIPCKLLTGEWYQGTVFYDTDLYIEPVFLFTWPEVARACLNYRHVGLEPGRAIAKRFGWKGAKLAWQAGPYGEEELGYWWRYTLTNIHINGDVAYSLMQYWWATRDIEFLARQGIEMLVEFSRFYVSRASYDPSDDSYHFEGVAGPDEGHCESRDNFYTNILARKTLEWTVDVLRLLSKERPEDHARVMSEMGVSDEEIREWSRVAGRIVYLLDAESGLIEQYEGYYRLLPIPENLLEHRKEWWTPVFPYQAIHQPDVVMALVMFRDEFPEKVLRANYEYYKERCMNFSSMSFVINSIMGKLIGDMDYAYEQFMISAGEDLDESLTGRHDVNDGIHGTASGGAWLAAVSGFGGVSLSERGLSIEPRLPKHWTSLSFRICYLGTWLRVRATQDAVSVEVGGGSPLMVTVCGQPRRLESGRQYEFALP; via the coding sequence CGACCCTTCCGAGCAAGCCATCGAGAGCGCCAACACCGTCTTCACCGTGTGCAACGGCTATCTCGCGCTCAAAGGCAACCTGCTGGAGAATCGAAGCGGCAGGCACCCCTCCACCTTCGTGGCGGCGGTGTTCGGACACGCCGATTACTTTGCGTTCGTGCGCCCGGTGAGCTATGAGCGGAGACACTTCGACCCGAAGTACTTCGACGACGCGGGGCCCAACCCGTCCATCGCCAACCTGCCCGATCCGCTGATGCTGCGAGTGCTCATCGGCAACCGGGAGCTGAGCTTTCGGCGGGGGACTGTGTCCGGCTTCCGACAGGAGTACGACTTGCGGCGCGGCGTGTACTCCTACCATTACGAGATTCAGGATGCGGCCGGGCGGAACACGCGTGTCGAGATGGAGCGATTCTGTGACATGCGGTTCGCTCATCGCGCCTACCTTCGCTACACCATCACGCCGCTCGATTACAGCGAGGAGGTACGGATCGAGAGCGGGGTTGACGGCACGATCCGCTCCAACCTGAAGGAAGACAAGCAGTACGAGGTGGTGGGAGCGTGGGCCGAGGCCGGTGTGTGCAGGTTGGATGCACGCACCTATCTGAAGGGGCAGCACGTCCGTATGGCAGTTGCCACCGAGGTGGCCGGAATCGATTCGGACGAGTCTTTCGTCCGGGACTCTCAAACCTATTCGGTGCATCGCCTCTCTGCGAGCGTCGGCGTGCCAATCCGGGTGACGAAGTACATCGCCGTAGCTAGCGAAGAGGATGTAAGACACGGCGTCGCGTGTGACGAGATGTCCGAGCTTCGTGCCGCACGGGCCGAGGGCTACGACGCAGCACTAGTAGCTAACAGCAAATGGTGGGATACTACATGGCAACGCATGGACGTGCAGATCGAAGGCGACGACCTCGCACAGTTCTATCTCCGCTTCTGCCTGATGCACCTAATCAGTGCCGCGCCGAGGCACAGTGACAAGTTGAGCATCCCATGCAAGCTACTCACCGGTGAGTGGTATCAAGGCACCGTCTTTTACGACACTGACCTGTACATCGAGCCGGTGTTCTTGTTCACTTGGCCAGAAGTCGCGCGCGCCTGTCTCAACTACCGGCACGTGGGACTCGAGCCTGGCCGGGCCATTGCCAAGCGCTTCGGGTGGAAGGGCGCGAAGCTCGCATGGCAGGCGGGGCCGTATGGCGAGGAGGAGCTGGGCTACTGGTGGCGGTATACGCTGACTAACATCCATATCAACGGGGATGTCGCATATAGCCTGATGCAATACTGGTGGGCTACGCGCGACATCGAGTTCCTGGCACGCCAGGGCATCGAGATGTTAGTGGAGTTCTCGCGATTCTACGTGTCGCGGGCCAGCTACGATCCGTCTGATGACAGCTATCACTTCGAGGGGGTTGCAGGACCTGATGAGGGGCACTGCGAGAGCAGGGACAACTTCTACACGAACATCCTGGCACGCAAGACCTTGGAGTGGACGGTGGACGTCCTTCGACTGCTATCGAAGGAGCGGCCCGAGGACCATGCTCGCGTCATGAGCGAGATGGGTGTGAGCGATGAGGAGATTCGTGAGTGGTCGCGCGTCGCCGGGCGCATCGTGTACCTCCTGGATGCCGAGAGCGGCTTGATCGAGCAGTATGAAGGGTACTACCGACTGCTCCCCATACCGGAGAACTTGCTGGAGCATCGCAAGGAGTGGTGGACGCCGGTGTTCCCCTATCAGGCGATTCATCAGCCGGACGTGGTGATGGCGCTCGTGATGTTCCGAGACGAGTTCCCGGAGAAGGTACTGCGCGCGAACTACGAGTACTACAAAGAGCGGTGCATGAACTTCAGCTCCATGAGCTTCGTGATCAACTCGATCATGGGAAAGCTGATAGGTGACATGGACTATGCGTACGAGCAGTTCATGATCAGCGCGGGCGAGGACCTGGACGAATCGCTGACGGGTCGTCACGATGTGAACGATGGGATTCACGGCACGGCGTCGGGCGGCGCATGGTTGGCGGCGGTGTCCGGCTTCGGTGGGGTATCTCTGTCCGAGCGCGGGCTATCCATCGAGCCGCGACTGCCGAAGCACTGGACCTCGCTGTCGTTCCGCATCTGTTATCTCGGGACGTGGCTG